In one window of Pseudodesulfovibrio sediminis DNA:
- a CDS encoding tetratricopeptide repeat protein — translation MSGHLDYEINKELGECYLFMGELDKAEEYYKKAVSSNGIHPDPYLGLATVAVQRGDLADAMVMYEKAHNIEPTDKSLSGIALIRMENGEQEAAFSMFVEAVKLNPENMVALFSLIRLGHELDRVAEIVPYLEGYLEIDPGKQEVRYSLAGCLVVLDQRDAAREQLETILEMSPDNESAKEMLAQIQS, via the coding sequence ATGAGTGGTCATCTGGATTACGAAATCAACAAGGAACTCGGTGAGTGCTACCTGTTCATGGGTGAGCTGGACAAGGCTGAAGAGTATTACAAGAAAGCCGTCAGCTCCAATGGCATCCACCCCGACCCGTATCTCGGCTTGGCTACCGTCGCTGTTCAGCGCGGTGATCTGGCCGATGCCATGGTCATGTATGAAAAAGCTCACAACATTGAGCCCACCGACAAGAGTCTTTCCGGGATAGCGCTTATCCGCATGGAAAACGGCGAACAGGAAGCAGCGTTTTCCATGTTCGTCGAAGCGGTCAAGCTGAACCCCGAAAACATGGTTGCCCTGTTCAGTCTGATCAGGCTCGGCCATGAACTGGATCGTGTGGCAGAGATCGTCCCGTATCTTGAAGGATACCTCGAAATCGACCCGGGTAAGCAGGAAGTGCGTTACTCCCTGGCAGGATGTCTCGTGGTTCTTGATCAAAGAGACGCGGCCCGTGAACAGCTCGAGACAATCCTCGAAATGTCCCCGGACAACGAATCCGCCAAGGAAATGCTCGCGCAGATCCAGTCCTAA